Genomic segment of Leptospiraceae bacterium:
ATTATCAGGAAAAATCGAAATTCCAATTGATACTTGTAGTGTGATTGTTTCTTGGGACCCGATAGTTCCAACAGGATAAGCAAATTTACTTAATCTATCATAAAATCTCTTCATAATAGATTCCAAAAAATCCTTACTAACATAAGGTAAAATTACCACAAATTCATCGCCACCATAACGAGCTACGATATCTTCTTTACGAAATGTTTCTCGTATCAACTTCGCCAATTCTTTTAATACTTTATCTCCTACTTCATGTCCATAAGTATCATTAACATACTTAAAATTATCAACATCAATCATTAGCAATCCGAAAGGATAGTTATGGCGTTTGGCTCTTTCTACTTCGTAGTTCAAAAGATCCCAAAAAACCCTTTGATTATAAAGTTCCGTTAATGGATCTCTTGTGGCATAATACTCTAATTCTTTTGTATAGATATTGATGGCTTTAATAGAACCAATGATATTGATCATGGTAGCAAGTAAGCTTTCAACAGCTAACTTTTTGATTTCATCTTCTTGGAAAGATAGATCAATTCCAATCCCAACAATACCACCCACCAAAGGTCGATCAATCAATAGAGATTTCGTGATTGTCACTAAATCTGAAAGTTTTAAATCCTTTATTTCTATTCTTTTTTGATAGGGTAATTCTTCATAAGAAAAAAAGATTTTCATTTGTTCGTTAAAGATCGTAGATTTATTTGCAATTTGCAATTTTATATTTTTTTCTATTTCTTTTTTTACTTCATCATCAGGTTGCATGAAGTTAAATTTATGAAATACATACACTATAAGGTGTGTTTCTGATTCCTTAAAGACTACGTAGAAAAAATAAAAATTGATAATCGAACTTATATTCACCAAAATCTTTTTTACATAATCAACCCAATCCTTTATCGCATCGGAGGTAATAATGAACTTTTCTAAGATCTGCATTTCCGTTATTAAAATCTCTCTATCAATTGAAATTGACCGAATTTTATTTAAAATCCTGATAAACTCATTTTTGAGTAAATTCAGCTCTACGAAAAAAAGATTCAAGGATACGAGTTTTTTTGTTGGAACGTCTGAAAGAGTACGTATGTCTTTAGCAATTCTTTTTAAGTTCTGAATCCCCCTTTGAATGAAATAAACAATCAACAACGAAACAAACAAAGAACCTATAACAGGAATAGATAAAAGATAAAAGAAAGTCTGATTCATTTGATTTTTAAATTCATTTAATTTCTCTGAGACATCATTCTCAACAATTACAATTCCTAATACGTCATCAGGCTTTACTCTATGGCATTGTAAACAAGTGGCTTCAGCTTTTAAGGGTTTGGCAAAATAAAAAGTGTCGTCATTGTTTTTGATGACTTCGTTTTTTTCTTTTAATACACTTTTAATGAGTTCTTCTCTTTCTTTGGATGGTCCGAAATCAAAGGAGATTGTTCCAAATTGCTCATCTACCAAGGATGAACGATAAATAAAAATTTTTTCTTTCGAGGTTAGATTTTTTTGCTTAAGGTTATGTAAAAAATTGATGAGCTCTTCTTTGGTCCAACCTCGACTCATGATTTGATACATTGAATCAAAGGTCCGTAAAGAAATTTGTCTTAGATATTCAGCTTGTTGTTCCTGATAAAAGTTCTCAAAAATATGAACTATACTCACATATAACAAGATAAAGACAACAATCGCACTTACAACACCCACTGAAACAATAAAATAGGACAATCTCAAATTCAAACGCATAGCTCTTTTTTAACTATTTTCGATTAAATCCTTAATACCTATAATGCAAATACAAATTCACTTGACTATATATTTTTCATTAAGATTAAGAGAACATGAAAACAAACCAATTTTTAAGACTACTTATTATTTTTTTCGCTACTTCTTTGTTTTCACAAAACATAGATACAAATTTAAAAACCGAAATTCAAAAACTCCTCCAACTTGGGGCTATTGTGATTGATGTAAGAACCCCCGAGGAATATCAAGTCGCTCATTACAAAGGCTCTCTGAATATTCCCTATGATGTGATAGAAACAAAAATCAATGAGCTATCAAAATACAAAGATAAACCCATCATTCTCTATTGTAGAAGTGGAAGAAGGTCTGGCATTGCAAAATCCATTTTAGAAAGACATGGTTTTAAAAAAGTCATCAATGGAGTCAATTTA
This window contains:
- a CDS encoding EAL domain-containing protein, encoding MSYFIVSVGVVSAIVVFILLYVSIVHIFENFYQEQQAEYLRQISLRTFDSMYQIMSRGWTKEELINFLHNLKQKNLTSKEKIFIYRSSLVDEQFGTISFDFGPSKEREELIKSVLKEKNEVIKNNDDTFYFAKPLKAEATCLQCHRVKPDDVLGIVIVENDVSEKLNEFKNQMNQTFFYLLSIPVIGSLFVSLLIVYFIQRGIQNLKRIAKDIRTLSDVPTKKLVSLNLFFVELNLLKNEFIRILNKIRSISIDREILITEMQILEKFIITSDAIKDWVDYVKKILVNISSIINFYFFYVVFKESETHLIVYVFHKFNFMQPDDEVKKEIEKNIKLQIANKSTIFNEQMKIFFSYEELPYQKRIEIKDLKLSDLVTITKSLLIDRPLVGGIVGIGIDLSFQEDEIKKLAVESLLATMINIIGSIKAINIYTKELEYYATRDPLTELYNQRVFWDLLNYEVERAKRHNYPFGLLMIDVDNFKYVNDTYGHEVGDKVLKELAKLIRETFRKEDIVARYGGDEFVVILPYVSKDFLESIMKRFYDRLSKFAYPVGTIGSQETITLQVSIGISIFPDNGYTAKELFIIADEIMFKAKEEGKNRYKFLTTSISDDVQTRRRHITKILFHTVKHQKQNVFPVFQPIVDKNSRKVIGYEVLMRLQDEGQIYTANQFIPIAENLGLIYELDLILLEQIAKKYLSLPYEFFLNISPKSLLVPEYLQTIKEIIRPYDASKIVFEITEREAIKDLDKLREFITELKRFKVRFAIDDFGSGFSSYLYIKEIPLDFIKIEGNFIRTMVNNDVDKVFIESVIKMSKILNIKTIAEYVENSSIYEAVNRLDIDYLQGNYIGETKINLI
- a CDS encoding rhodanese-like domain-containing protein, which translates into the protein MKTNQFLRLLIIFFATSLFSQNIDTNLKTEIQKLLQLGAIVIDVRTPEEYQVAHYKGSLNIPYDVIETKINELSKYKDKPIILYCRSGRRSGIAKSILERHGFKKVINGVNLSNFPESNVVR